A DNA window from Salvelinus sp. IW2-2015 linkage group LG4q.1:29, ASM291031v2, whole genome shotgun sequence contains the following coding sequences:
- the LOC111961186 gene encoding uncharacterized protein isoform X2: MSQLPSAIREALMEPGSDTYTNPKRSTRAVLYINTEKPPGSRHKPAHILTQVHTFRHIRPFIQTTDMDCSMALLLSSLLALFSVGAGASLSLHVVRTKVKDLAQTMVIRIKKLDISPNLIEGMDPFLPAAAVDQHIESLPSIVETMGFYQDLLLFLDWADLKQLVEDTSTMRGLLENWMISRCPGHQQKQTGEGGLSEALKDTTRKYGLSVGPVALNRLKGYLGRLLLNLDQLNYCY, translated from the exons ATGAGTCAACTGCCCTCAGCTATAAGAGAAGCCCTGATGGAGCCTGGGAGTGACACATACACAAACCCTAAGAG GAGTACCCGTGCTGTTCTTTATATAAACACAGAGAAACCACCAGGTTCTAGACACAAACCTGCACACATATTGACACAGGTACACACGTTCAGGCACATACGCCCATTCATCCAGACTACAGATATGGACTGCTCCATGGCCCTCCTGTTGTCCTCTCTGTTGGCTCTGTTCAGCGTGGGGGCGGGAGCTTCACTCTCATTGCATGTAGTGAGGACCAAGGTCAAAGACCTTGCTCAAACCATGGTGATTAGGATCAAAAAG ctGGATATATCTCCTAACCTAATCGAGGGCATGGACCCTTTTCTCCCTGCAGCTGCAGTAGATCAGCATATAGAAAGTCTGCCTTCCATAGTGGAGACCATGGGGTTCTACCAGGACCTACTGCTCTTCCTAGACTGGGCAGACCTCAAACAGCTGGTGGAAGACACCTCCACTATGAGGGGTCTGCTGGAGAACTGGATGATATCACGCTGCCCAGGCCACcagcagaaacagacaggagagggagggctGTCAGAGGCTCTGAAAGACACTACCAGGAAGTATGGTCTGAGTGTGGGTCCAGTTGCGCTAAACAGACTCAAGGGCTACCTCGGTCGGTTACTACTGAACCTGGATCAGCTGAATTACTGTTACTAA
- the LOC111961186 gene encoding uncharacterized protein isoform X1 — protein sequence MYIIKVDNCMCAPQQTTVEQPAYVYILSYRSTRAVLYINTEKPPGSRHKPAHILTQVHTFRHIRPFIQTTDMDCSMALLLSSLLALFSVGAGASLSLHVVRTKVKDLAQTMVIRIKKLDISPNLIEGMDPFLPAAAVDQHIESLPSIVETMGFYQDLLLFLDWADLKQLVEDTSTMRGLLENWMISRCPGHQQKQTGEGGLSEALKDTTRKYGLSVGPVALNRLKGYLGRLLLNLDQLNYCY from the exons ATGTATATTATTAAAgtggataattgtatgtgtgctcCACAACAGACCACAGTAGAACAACCTGCTTATGTATATATTCTCTCTTACAGGAGTACCCGTGCTGTTCTTTATATAAACACAGAGAAACCACCAGGTTCTAGACACAAACCTGCACACATATTGACACAGGTACACACGTTCAGGCACATACGCCCATTCATCCAGACTACAGATATGGACTGCTCCATGGCCCTCCTGTTGTCCTCTCTGTTGGCTCTGTTCAGCGTGGGGGCGGGAGCTTCACTCTCATTGCATGTAGTGAGGACCAAGGTCAAAGACCTTGCTCAAACCATGGTGATTAGGATCAAAAAG ctGGATATATCTCCTAACCTAATCGAGGGCATGGACCCTTTTCTCCCTGCAGCTGCAGTAGATCAGCATATAGAAAGTCTGCCTTCCATAGTGGAGACCATGGGGTTCTACCAGGACCTACTGCTCTTCCTAGACTGGGCAGACCTCAAACAGCTGGTGGAAGACACCTCCACTATGAGGGGTCTGCTGGAGAACTGGATGATATCACGCTGCCCAGGCCACcagcagaaacagacaggagagggagggctGTCAGAGGCTCTGAAAGACACTACCAGGAAGTATGGTCTGAGTGTGGGTCCAGTTGCGCTAAACAGACTCAAGGGCTACCTCGGTCGGTTACTACTGAACCTGGATCAGCTGAATTACTGTTACTAA